The following coding sequences are from one Prochlorococcus marinus CUG1438 window:
- the murC gene encoding UDP-N-acetylmuramate--L-alanine ligase codes for MNKKLIPKNHFHFIGVGGIGMSAIAMGLLKKGYSISGSDLVKNNETKKLEKLGAIIFNSQIRQNIEFVTSKFNNKLINFVVSTAIKPDNDELRYCREKNLPVKHRSEILALLMQSYTSLAVAGSHGKTSTSTFLSTLLELCTHNSSSITGGIIPIYNSNCHLENTKFLVAEVDESDGTINKYKSDIGIINNIDFDHCDHFSDLEEVLSTFKEFASNSNKLLINYDCAITRKNFYSEYKWSNTTPINVAYALIPTEVNKNQTIGKYYENENFIGSINIPIPGLHNLSNVTAAIAASRMIGVDFLKIKKNIKYLKLPKKRFEFRGQIDERLLFDDYAHHPNEIKETIKLARLFVRQTNKNEFHKSRLIAIFQPHRYSRVKQFSKEFAEELSKADVIFVTSIYGAGEENVEKITSKIITDLVYKKNKNVSYINNYHEIIKHFQELTKKGDLILNMGAGDCHNFWSILNEKKIKKLN; via the coding sequence TTGAATAAAAAGCTAATACCTAAAAATCATTTTCATTTTATTGGAGTGGGAGGTATTGGAATGTCAGCAATTGCAATGGGTTTACTAAAAAAAGGTTATTCAATTTCGGGATCTGATTTAGTTAAAAACAATGAAACTAAAAAGCTAGAAAAACTTGGTGCAATCATCTTTAATTCTCAAATTAGACAAAATATTGAATTTGTAACTTCAAAATTTAACAACAAATTGATTAATTTTGTTGTAAGCACAGCTATCAAGCCAGACAATGATGAATTGAGATACTGTAGAGAAAAAAATTTACCAGTAAAACATCGCTCAGAGATTCTTGCACTGTTAATGCAGTCTTATACTTCATTAGCGGTAGCAGGTAGCCATGGCAAAACATCAACAAGTACATTTCTTTCCACGCTGCTTGAATTATGTACGCATAATTCTTCTTCTATAACTGGGGGGATAATTCCTATTTACAATTCTAATTGTCATTTGGAAAATACAAAATTCTTAGTTGCTGAAGTTGATGAGTCTGATGGAACAATAAATAAATACAAATCTGATATTGGAATAATCAACAACATTGATTTTGATCATTGCGATCATTTCTCTGATTTAGAGGAAGTTTTATCCACTTTTAAAGAATTTGCTTCTAATTCTAATAAATTATTAATTAATTATGATTGTGCTATCACGCGGAAAAATTTTTATTCTGAATACAAATGGTCAAACACTACACCAATCAACGTTGCTTATGCCTTAATCCCAACTGAAGTAAATAAAAATCAAACAATTGGAAAATATTATGAAAATGAAAATTTCATAGGTAGTATAAATATTCCAATTCCAGGATTACACAATTTATCTAATGTCACTGCTGCAATAGCAGCTTCAAGGATGATAGGTGTAGATTTTTTAAAAATTAAAAAAAATATAAAATACCTTAAACTTCCAAAAAAAAGATTTGAATTCAGAGGTCAAATAGATGAAAGACTTTTATTTGATGATTATGCACATCACCCTAATGAAATAAAAGAGACGATTAAATTAGCAAGATTATTTGTTAGGCAAACAAATAAAAATGAATTTCATAAAAGTAGATTAATAGCTATATTTCAACCTCATAGATACTCTCGAGTAAAGCAATTTAGCAAAGAATTCGCTGAAGAATTATCAAAAGCAGATGTTATTTTTGTGACTAGTATTTATGGAGCAGGAGAAGAAAACGTAGAAAAAATTACTTCAAAAATTATTACTGATCTGGTTTATAAAAAAAACAAAAATGTAAGTTATATAAATAATTATCATGAAATTATAAAGCATTTTCAAGAATTAACTAAAAAAGGGGATTTAATTTTGAATATGGGAGCTGGTGATTGTCATAATTTCTGGTCAATTTTAAATGAAAAAAAAATTAAAAAGCTTAACTAA
- the murB gene encoding UDP-N-acetylmuramate dehydrogenase has protein sequence MNKMIFSENCNLSSYTTIRVGGVAEYFAEPKNLDEFLNLIKWANLNKQRCQIIGAGSNLLINNIFIKGLVICTKKMKSLRIDPYSGIVEAETGVMLPKLSNSLAKNGLQGGEWAVGIPGTLGGAIYMNAGIGNISLAKNLISVKVINNKTKEKLEIQKKDIKFEYRFSSFQKNDLTIISAKLLFEPNGNIEQLIQTTKNNLKLKTETQPYHEPSFGSVFKNPENNYAAKLIDDLGLKGYKIGGAEISTMHSNFIINNSSASPKDIYKLITVIQQKVLQKKGIYLQPEVRMIGFDYPN, from the coding sequence ATGAATAAAATGATTTTTTCTGAGAACTGTAATCTAAGTAGTTATACAACTATCAGAGTGGGCGGAGTGGCTGAATATTTTGCTGAGCCAAAAAATTTAGACGAATTTTTAAATCTAATAAAGTGGGCTAATTTAAACAAACAAAGATGCCAAATAATCGGTGCAGGTTCAAATCTTTTAATCAATAATATTTTTATAAAAGGTTTAGTTATATGTACAAAAAAAATGAAGTCATTAAGAATAGACCCTTATTCAGGGATTGTTGAAGCTGAAACAGGTGTAATGCTTCCAAAATTATCTAATTCTCTCGCCAAAAATGGATTACAAGGAGGTGAATGGGCTGTCGGAATTCCAGGAACATTAGGGGGAGCAATTTATATGAATGCTGGAATCGGTAATATATCACTAGCAAAAAATCTCATATCGGTAAAAGTCATAAACAATAAAACTAAAGAAAAACTTGAAATTCAAAAAAAAGATATCAAGTTTGAATATAGATTTAGCTCTTTTCAAAAAAATGATTTAACAATTATTAGTGCAAAACTATTGTTTGAGCCTAATGGCAATATCGAACAATTAATTCAAACAACCAAAAATAACCTTAAATTAAAAACAGAAACACAGCCATATCATGAACCAAGTTTTGGCAGTGTTTTTAAAAATCCTGAAAATAATTATGCAGCAAAATTGATTGATGATTTGGGCTTAAAGGGATATAAAATTGGCGGTGCAGAAATTTCTACTATGCATTCAAACTTCATAATTAATAATTCCTCAGCAAGTCCAAAAGATATTTATAAACTAATAACTGTAATTCAACAAAAAGTACTACAAAAAAAAGGGATTTATCTACAACCTGAAGTAAGAATGATTGGTTTTGACTATCCTAATTAA
- a CDS encoding YbaB/EbfC family nucleoid-associated protein: MAGFGLPNFGQLTEAFKKAKQIQQDAQKLQDELENMEIEGKSDDEMIKVWISGNQIPLKVEVQGNIINSDKAKIEQNILQAMQKAHELSTSTMKERMNDLTGGLNLNLPGFDNSDS; encoded by the coding sequence ATGGCGGGTTTTGGACTTCCTAACTTTGGACAACTTACAGAAGCTTTTAAAAAAGCTAAACAAATTCAGCAAGATGCTCAAAAATTACAAGATGAACTTGAAAATATGGAGATTGAGGGAAAAAGTGATGATGAAATGATAAAAGTCTGGATAAGCGGCAACCAAATTCCTTTAAAGGTAGAAGTGCAAGGCAATATCATAAATTCAGATAAAGCAAAAATAGAGCAGAACATTTTACAAGCTATGCAAAAAGCCCATGAATTATCAACCTCAACTATGAAAGAAAGGATGAATGATTTGACTGGCGGATTAAATCTTAATCTTCCTGGTTTTGATAATAGTGATTCTTAG
- the rsgA gene encoding ribosome small subunit-dependent GTPase A: protein MKNNCENLGLVTKKFSDFYLVDLINQENFENSEKFLCKVRKSINFKDQLIFVGDEVVIENIDLNSKRAVIRSLKKRKNLLSRPSVANISNIYITFSVEEPELNLSQVNRFLISAESMGVEVSLVLTKCDLISAKRRKFLLDKFRTWGYQAITLNFQKSDCFKNLLAELKQNKCSIFMGPSGVGKTTLLNMIIPGLQNSTAPVSNKIKRGKNTTRNVELFSLSNQSYIVDTPGFNMQPLEVDISLLPNLYSEIYKQVIDEGIKCKFRNCLHINDEGCNLNKSFERYLFYKEMIESSKNHYYQNQED, encoded by the coding sequence ATGAAAAATAATTGTGAAAACTTAGGTTTAGTTACGAAAAAATTTAGTGACTTTTATTTAGTTGACTTAATAAATCAAGAAAATTTTGAAAATAGTGAGAAATTTTTATGTAAGGTAAGAAAGTCCATAAATTTTAAAGATCAATTGATTTTTGTTGGAGACGAAGTAGTAATTGAAAATATTGATTTAAATAGCAAACGCGCAGTAATAAGAAGTTTAAAAAAAAGAAAAAATTTATTATCTAGACCATCCGTTGCAAACATTTCTAACATATACATTACTTTTTCCGTTGAAGAGCCAGAGTTAAATTTGTCTCAAGTTAATAGATTTTTGATATCAGCAGAATCGATGGGAGTTGAAGTTTCTTTAGTTTTGACAAAGTGTGATTTAATTTCAGCTAAGAGAAGAAAATTTTTACTTGATAAATTTCGGACATGGGGTTATCAAGCAATAACTCTAAATTTCCAGAAATCTGATTGCTTTAAAAATTTATTAGCTGAGTTAAAGCAAAATAAGTGTTCAATTTTTATGGGTCCTTCTGGTGTTGGTAAAACTACTTTGCTGAATATGATTATTCCAGGTCTTCAAAATAGTACTGCACCAGTTTCCAACAAAATAAAGAGAGGTAAAAACACTACTCGAAATGTAGAGTTATTTTCCTTATCAAATCAAAGTTATATCGTGGACACCCCTGGTTTTAATATGCAACCTCTTGAGGTTGATATTAGCTTGTTACCAAATCTTTATTCAGAAATATATAAACAAGTAATCGATGAAGGAATTAAGTGTAAATTTCGTAACTGCTTACACATCAATGACGAAGGCTGTAATTTAAATAAATCCTTCGAAAGATATCTTTTTTATAAAGAGATGATCGAGTCTTCTAAGAATCACTATTATCAAAACCAGGAAGATTAA
- a CDS encoding sulfurtransferase TusA family protein → MTTLKRLDLKSVPCPLNVVKIKLALEKLSKNEQLIVELDKGEPEEMVLTNLREMGCLFKQIKGNEQFIKIKILNEK, encoded by the coding sequence ATGACCACTTTAAAGCGTTTGGATCTTAAATCTGTTCCATGTCCTTTAAATGTAGTCAAAATTAAATTGGCTTTAGAGAAGTTATCCAAAAATGAACAACTTATAGTTGAACTAGATAAAGGTGAACCAGAAGAAATGGTATTAACCAATTTAAGAGAGATGGGATGTTTGTTTAAACAAATCAAAGGAAATGAACAATTTATAAAAATAAAAATATTGAATGAAAAATAA
- the dnaJ gene encoding molecular chaperone DnaJ, which translates to MADFYQILGVSRDADADTLKRAYRKLARQYHPDVNKEPGAEDKFKEIGRAYEALADPEKRARYDQFGEAGLGGAAGMPDMGDMGGFADLFETFFNGFGGQNPQGGRTQRRGPQQGDDLRYDLNVDFKDAIFGQQREIKIPHLETCEVCKGTGAKPGTGPKTCSTCGGSGQVRRATRTPFGNFTQVAECPSCNGAGQIIADPCLSCGGNGVKQVRKKLRINIPAGVDTGTKLRVSGEGNVGLKGGPPGDLYVFIKVKDDSKLKRDGITIYSEIAVSYLQAILGDTVEITTVDGNVNLKIPSGTQPNTTLSLENKGVPRLGNPVARGNHEVLVKVKLPTRINDEERKLLEGLASQYSDKNINSSTGLFSKLFGKES; encoded by the coding sequence ATGGCTGATTTTTACCAGATACTAGGAGTTTCAAGAGATGCTGATGCGGATACCTTAAAAAGGGCTTATAGAAAATTAGCAAGGCAATATCATCCTGATGTAAATAAAGAACCAGGTGCTGAAGACAAATTTAAAGAAATTGGTAGGGCTTATGAAGCATTAGCTGATCCTGAAAAGAGAGCTAGATATGATCAGTTTGGAGAGGCAGGCTTAGGAGGTGCGGCTGGAATGCCTGATATGGGTGATATGGGGGGATTTGCAGATTTATTTGAAACCTTTTTTAATGGCTTTGGTGGACAAAATCCACAGGGAGGAAGAACTCAAAGAAGAGGCCCTCAACAAGGAGATGATTTAAGGTATGACCTTAATGTTGATTTTAAAGATGCAATATTTGGACAACAAAGAGAAATTAAAATTCCTCACCTTGAGACATGTGAAGTCTGTAAGGGGACAGGTGCCAAACCAGGAACCGGTCCAAAAACTTGCTCAACATGTGGAGGTAGTGGACAAGTTAGAAGAGCTACTAGAACACCTTTTGGTAATTTCACACAAGTAGCAGAATGCCCTTCATGTAATGGAGCTGGTCAGATAATTGCGGATCCATGTTTAAGTTGTGGCGGTAACGGAGTAAAGCAAGTCAGAAAAAAACTAAGAATTAATATCCCTGCTGGAGTTGATACTGGTACTAAATTAAGAGTTTCCGGAGAGGGAAATGTTGGTTTAAAAGGGGGTCCACCTGGAGATCTTTATGTTTTTATTAAGGTTAAGGATGATTCAAAACTTAAAAGAGATGGAATAACTATTTACTCAGAAATAGCTGTGAGTTATTTACAGGCTATTTTAGGTGACACTGTTGAAATTACTACAGTTGATGGAAATGTTAATTTAAAAATTCCAAGTGGTACTCAACCGAATACTACTCTTTCACTTGAGAATAAGGGTGTACCTAGACTTGGTAATCCAGTAGCGAGAGGAAATCATGAAGTTCTCGTAAAAGTAAAATTACCAACTCGTATAAATGACGAAGAACGAAAGCTTTTAGAGGGTTTAGCTTCTCAATACTCGGATAAAAATATCAATTCTAGTACTGGACTTTTTAGTAAATTATTTGGTAAAGAATCCTAA
- the grpE gene encoding nucleotide exchange factor GrpE, whose product MIENQSDNIDNKDNDISEQENCSEDASSTEDLVNKNDESSPQKTEEINTEELKNTISNNDARLEQLEKEHETLKNQYVRISADFDNFRKRQSRDQDDLKIQLVSKTLTAILPIVDNFERARQQLKPESEEAQALHRSYQGLYKQLVEVLKQQGVAPMRVVGQQFDPNLHEAVLREPSEEFNEDFIVEELQRGYHLEGKVLRHALVKVSMGPGKQNSQQEEEKDTVEEDIHSEENTSEDV is encoded by the coding sequence ATGATTGAAAATCAATCAGACAATATTGATAATAAAGATAATGATATTTCTGAACAGGAAAATTGTTCTGAAGATGCATCATCAACAGAAGATCTAGTAAATAAAAATGATGAATCATCTCCTCAAAAAACAGAAGAAATAAATACTGAAGAATTAAAAAATACTATTTCTAATAATGATGCAAGGTTAGAACAGTTAGAAAAGGAGCATGAAACATTAAAAAATCAATATGTAAGAATTTCAGCTGATTTTGATAATTTTAGAAAAAGGCAGTCTAGAGATCAGGATGATTTAAAAATTCAACTTGTATCTAAAACTCTAACGGCCATACTTCCTATTGTTGATAATTTTGAAAGAGCAAGACAACAACTTAAACCAGAAAGTGAAGAAGCTCAAGCTCTTCATAGAAGTTATCAAGGATTATATAAACAATTAGTAGAGGTTTTAAAACAACAAGGAGTTGCACCAATGAGAGTTGTTGGTCAGCAATTTGATCCTAATTTACATGAAGCTGTCTTAAGAGAGCCCAGTGAAGAGTTTAATGAAGATTTTATTGTAGAAGAACTGCAACGAGGATATCACCTGGAAGGTAAGGTTTTGAGACATGCTTTGGTTAAAGTTTCTATGGGACCTGGTAAACAAAATTCACAACAGGAAGAAGAAAAGGATACAGTTGAAGAGGATATTCATTCAGAGGAGAATACTTCTGAAGATGTATAA
- the msrB gene encoding peptide-methionine (R)-S-oxide reductase MsrB has protein sequence MNQLLSRRTFILIPTMSILKKIFKPMKVLASSLASKEEWNLSNNEWKTRLSPESYYILREEGTERAFSSQLNNEKRSGIFHCAGCDLPLFLSDKKYDSGTGWPSFWDSIQGSIETKVDFKLIVPRTEYHCSRCGGHQGHVFNDGPAPTGKRYCNNGLALRFVPS, from the coding sequence ATGAATCAATTGCTATCTAGAAGAACTTTTATTTTAATTCCTACTATGTCAATTTTAAAAAAAATTTTTAAGCCAATGAAAGTATTAGCCTCTTCACTTGCTTCAAAAGAGGAGTGGAATTTATCTAATAATGAATGGAAAACTAGGCTTAGCCCAGAATCCTATTATATTTTGAGGGAGGAAGGAACTGAAAGAGCTTTCAGCAGTCAATTAAATAACGAGAAAAGAAGTGGGATTTTTCACTGTGCTGGTTGTGATTTACCGCTTTTCCTTTCAGATAAAAAGTACGATAGTGGCACAGGTTGGCCAAGCTTTTGGGACTCGATTCAAGGTTCGATTGAAACAAAGGTTGACTTCAAGTTAATTGTTCCAAGAACTGAATATCATTGTTCTAGATGTGGGGGTCATCAAGGCCATGTTTTTAATGATGGCCCAGCTCCTACAGGTAAAAGATACTGTAATAACGGTTTAGCATTAAGGTTTGTTCCTTCTTAA
- the dusA gene encoding tRNA dihydrouridine(20/20a) synthase DusA, giving the protein MNFIKTNSIKNIHKLSIAPMMDCTDKHFRMIMRKISSEALLYTEMIVAQSLVYTNKKEKLLDFNYEEHPISIQFGGDNPEMLKEAARMAEDWGYDEINFNVGCPSPRVCSGNFGASLMKDPPKVAKCIESLKNSCNLPITIKHRIGVDDDDSFKNLNNFVREIANAGADRFTVHARKAILKGLNPKQNRTIPPLKYDVVKELKKSNPELLIEINGGFTNIDESLNALIDFDGVMVGRSVYKHPLRWSEIDQKVYGINKKPISASNIIFSLVPYLEDHLSNGGKSWDICKHLINLVEGIPTAKIWRNQISKKSITKELDIKYLIELTSKLEEMGY; this is encoded by the coding sequence ATGAATTTCATTAAAACCAATTCTATTAAAAATATTCATAAATTAAGTATTGCTCCAATGATGGATTGTACTGATAAACACTTCAGAATGATAATGAGAAAAATAAGTAGTGAAGCTCTCCTATATACAGAAATGATTGTGGCCCAAAGTTTAGTTTATACCAATAAAAAAGAAAAACTTTTGGATTTTAATTATGAAGAACACCCTATATCAATTCAATTTGGTGGAGATAATCCTGAAATGCTTAAAGAAGCTGCACGAATGGCTGAAGATTGGGGTTATGACGAAATAAATTTTAATGTTGGTTGTCCAAGTCCAAGAGTCTGTTCTGGGAATTTTGGCGCTTCACTAATGAAAGATCCCCCAAAAGTAGCAAAATGCATAGAATCATTAAAAAACAGCTGTAACTTACCGATTACAATTAAACACAGAATAGGTGTAGACGATGATGATAGTTTCAAAAATTTGAATAATTTTGTGAGGGAAATAGCAAATGCTGGTGCAGACAGATTTACAGTTCATGCTAGAAAAGCCATTTTAAAAGGTCTAAATCCAAAACAAAACAGAACTATACCTCCCCTTAAGTATGATGTAGTAAAAGAATTAAAAAAATCAAATCCAGAATTATTGATAGAAATCAATGGAGGTTTCACAAATATCGATGAATCACTAAACGCCTTAATTGATTTTGATGGTGTAATGGTTGGAAGATCAGTATATAAACACCCCTTGAGGTGGTCCGAAATTGATCAAAAGGTTTACGGTATCAATAAAAAACCAATTTCTGCTTCAAATATTATTTTCTCCTTAGTTCCATACTTAGAAGATCATTTAAGTAATGGAGGAAAATCATGGGATATTTGTAAACATCTTATAAATCTTGTAGAAGGTATTCCAACAGCAAAAATTTGGAGGAATCAAATTTCAAAAAAATCTATAACAAAAGAATTGGATATCAAATACCTTATTGAATTAACTTCCAAACTTGAAGAAATGGGTTACTAA
- a CDS encoding RNA-binding protein — protein sequence MSIFVGNLPFRAEREDVLQLFAPFGEVLNCSLPLERDTGRKRGFAFVEMSDETIESKAIDALQGTELMGRPLRINKAEPRGSGGSRRGGRGGYGGGGNNGGYGGGGYGGGGNNGGYGGGGYGGGGNNGGYGGGGYGGGGNNGGGGYGGGGNSEPNTSYTNKSSGAEGWEDRSYGNTSENSEYESGRIRRKRGVSTEGNSSNEDN from the coding sequence GTGAGTATTTTTGTTGGCAATTTGCCTTTCCGTGCAGAGCGCGAAGATGTTTTACAGTTGTTTGCTCCTTTTGGGGAAGTTTTAAATTGCTCTCTCCCCCTTGAAAGAGATACTGGCAGAAAGAGAGGTTTCGCATTTGTTGAGATGTCTGATGAAACTATTGAGTCAAAAGCTATTGATGCCTTACAAGGCACAGAACTTATGGGAAGACCACTAAGAATTAATAAAGCAGAACCAAGAGGATCTGGAGGATCTCGCAGAGGAGGTAGAGGTGGTTACGGCGGTGGCGGTAACAATGGCGGTTATGGCGGTGGCGGTTACGGCGGTGGCGGTAACAATGGCGGTTATGGCGGTGGCGGTTACGGCGGTGGCGGTAACAATGGCGGTTATGGCGGTGGCGGTTACGGCGGTGGCGGTAACAATGGCGGTGGCGGTTACGGCGGTGGCGGTAATTCTGAACCTAATACTTCTTATACTAATAAATCTTCTGGTGCAGAAGGTTGGGAAGATAGAAGTTATGGAAATACTTCTGAAAACTCAGAATATGAAAGTGGTCGAATTAGAAGAAAAAGAGGAGTTTCTACTGAAGGGAATTCTTCAAACGAAGATAATTAG
- the argH gene encoding argininosuccinate lyase: MAKVWSKRFDNTLNPFIEEFNASIGFDKKLILEDLDCSIAHAKMLGKTQVLSNTESLKIINGLESIKVEFLEGKFLPSLPSEDIHYCIEEKLISLIGETGKKLHTGRSRNDQVGTDIRLWLRKEIDNLDILITEMQKSFLNLAKSNIYTLIPGYTHMQRAQPLSLAHHLLAYLEMFQRDRDRFKEVRSRVNTSPLGAAALAGTKIKIDRNFTASELGFEKIYKNSIDAVSDRDFSIEFVSASALAMSHLSKISEEIILWVTDEFSFAKLTDKCATGSSLMPQKKNPDVPELIRGKTGRVYGHLQALLTMVKGVPLAYNKDFQEDKEPIFDTAETLSSCIKAMTILINEGIEFNIKNLTASVENDFSNATDLADYLVAKQVPFRTAYQVVGEIVKYCLERKMLFKNLKIDEFKKFHPDFDEDLFVDLEPFNVVQSRTSEGGTSFTQVEKQVISWQKKLIL, from the coding sequence ATGGCAAAAGTTTGGAGTAAAAGATTTGATAATACACTTAACCCTTTTATTGAAGAATTTAATGCTTCAATTGGTTTTGACAAAAAACTTATATTAGAAGATTTAGATTGTTCCATAGCCCATGCAAAAATGCTTGGCAAAACGCAAGTTTTATCTAATACTGAAAGTCTAAAGATTATTAATGGTCTTGAATCAATAAAAGTTGAGTTTTTGGAGGGTAAATTTTTGCCAAGTCTCCCTTCTGAAGATATTCATTATTGTATCGAGGAAAAACTAATTAGTTTAATAGGTGAAACTGGAAAAAAATTACATACAGGTAGAAGCAGAAATGATCAAGTTGGTACAGATATAAGATTGTGGCTAAGAAAGGAGATTGATAATCTTGATATTTTAATAACTGAAATGCAAAAGTCTTTTTTAAATCTTGCAAAATCTAATATTTATACTTTGATTCCTGGATACACTCATATGCAAAGAGCACAACCGCTGTCTTTGGCTCATCATTTGTTGGCTTATTTAGAAATGTTTCAGAGAGATCGCGATAGGTTTAAAGAAGTAAGATCAAGAGTCAATACTTCCCCCTTAGGAGCTGCAGCGTTAGCTGGTACAAAAATAAAAATTGACAGGAACTTTACGGCTTCGGAATTGGGTTTTGAGAAGATTTATAAAAATAGTATTGATGCCGTAAGTGATAGAGATTTTTCTATAGAGTTTGTTTCTGCATCGGCTTTAGCAATGTCCCATTTGAGTAAGATTTCAGAGGAAATAATTTTATGGGTAACTGATGAATTTTCTTTTGCAAAATTAACAGACAAATGCGCAACTGGCAGTAGCTTAATGCCGCAGAAAAAAAATCCAGATGTTCCCGAATTGATAAGAGGTAAAACAGGAAGAGTATATGGACACCTTCAAGCATTGTTAACTATGGTCAAAGGGGTACCACTTGCCTACAATAAAGATTTTCAAGAGGATAAAGAGCCAATATTTGATACTGCAGAGACTTTATCTTCTTGCATAAAAGCAATGACTATTTTGATTAATGAGGGAATAGAATTTAATATTAAAAACTTAACTGCGTCGGTAGAAAATGATTTTTCTAATGCTACAGATTTGGCAGATTACTTAGTAGCCAAGCAGGTTCCCTTCAGAACGGCTTATCAAGTTGTTGGAGAAATTGTTAAATATTGCTTGGAGAGAAAAATGTTATTTAAAAATCTTAAGATTGATGAATTTAAAAAATTTCATCCTGATTTTGATGAGGATCTTTTCGTGGATCTTGAACCTTTTAATGTCGTTCAGTCAAGAACTAGTGAAGGTGGAACAAGTTTTACTCAAGTAGAAAAGCAAGTAATTAGTTGGCAGAAAAAATTGATACTTTGA
- a CDS encoding serine/threonine-protein phosphatase translates to MKNNHKEKIFSNKFIQQFLDKESSLSPKKINKFSEIASSLAYYLKSFSNINKLLDYVCLILKHVFNEKIILIIPLNSEGDIWHENIKISASTEFIKIQEEINCFFNQFNFSKNFKIKEIQIFENNLKNNFRDYKIETEKIISRGKCRGFIYIFSNNSSGKSITDDSNFTFIQNCLAVGLENYCLIKTKKKHENVDREISTGAEIQSQLLPEYCPIIYGVDVAAHCRPALQLGGDYYDFMCLKTNISEKRKEKARWALVIGDVMGKGIPAGLLMTMLRGMLRAEVLTGLPPDRILHDLNQLAINDLDQSHRFVTLFYSDYDPRTRKLRFANAAHNPPLLWKNSNQEIIKLDAEGFVLGLQKEAEYCCGEIKLKENDLLLYYTDGVIDTSNSLGERFEEERLIKTLTKLCKQSYTSQEILNKLFKKLDDFTGQNRHLEDDASMVVFQLK, encoded by the coding sequence GTGAAAAATAATCATAAAGAAAAAATTTTTTCAAACAAATTTATCCAACAATTTTTAGATAAAGAATCTTCGCTATCTCCAAAAAAAATTAATAAATTTTCTGAAATTGCATCCTCGCTAGCATATTATTTAAAATCTTTTTCCAACATAAATAAATTATTGGATTATGTTTGCCTAATATTGAAACATGTTTTTAATGAAAAAATAATATTAATTATCCCCTTAAATTCCGAGGGTGATATATGGCATGAAAATATAAAAATTTCTGCCAGTACTGAATTTATAAAAATACAAGAAGAAATTAATTGTTTTTTTAATCAATTTAATTTTTCCAAAAATTTTAAAATAAAGGAAATTCAAATTTTTGAAAATAATTTAAAAAATAATTTTAGAGATTATAAAATCGAAACAGAAAAAATTATATCTAGAGGAAAATGTAGAGGATTTATTTATATTTTTAGTAATAACTCATCAGGGAAATCTATTACTGATGATAGTAACTTTACTTTTATTCAAAATTGTCTTGCTGTTGGATTAGAAAATTATTGTTTAATTAAAACAAAGAAAAAGCATGAAAATGTAGATAGAGAAATTTCTACTGGAGCCGAAATACAATCTCAATTACTTCCAGAATATTGTCCAATTATTTACGGTGTTGATGTTGCGGCACATTGTAGACCAGCACTTCAGTTAGGCGGAGATTACTATGATTTTATGTGTTTAAAGACAAATATCTCTGAAAAAAGAAAAGAGAAAGCTAGATGGGCTTTAGTAATAGGTGATGTTATGGGTAAAGGGATTCCAGCGGGTCTTCTAATGACTATGTTAAGAGGAATGTTACGCGCCGAGGTTCTGACTGGGTTACCTCCAGATCGAATTTTGCATGATCTGAATCAACTAGCCATAAACGATTTAGACCAATCACATAGATTTGTGACATTATTTTATTCTGATTATGACCCTAGAACTAGAAAATTGAGATTTGCCAATGCAGCACATAATCCGCCTTTGCTGTGGAAAAACTCAAATCAGGAAATTATAAAATTGGATGCAGAAGGTTTTGTTCTTGGATTGCAGAAAGAAGCCGAATATTGTTGTGGTGAAATCAAACTTAAAGAAAATGATCTATTGCTTTATTACACTGATGGAGTGATAGATACTTCTAATTCTTTAGGTGAAAGATTTGAAGAGGAAAGGTTAATAAAAACCCTTACAAAATTATGTAAGCAATCTTATACTTCCCAAGAAATTTTGAATAAACTATTTAAAAAATTGGATGATTTTACAGGACAAAATAGACATCTTGAAGATGATGCATCTATGGTTGTATTTCAATTGAAATAA